The following proteins are co-located in the Besnoitia besnoiti strain Bb-Ger1 chromosome Unknown contig00007, whole genome shotgun sequence genome:
- a CDS encoding uncharacterized protein (encoded by transcript BESB_073180), giving the protein MATSDQTRTFNKLRALQEARAGRRKSTKGCGELMRVLRQQRVYVDESAIHFVSEARAGPRADARNSVFKLRPDFEALPEKESESRLRKVFSGIQGQNDDSGDEGWEHKFADVPDALRTERGKSIFAEQNREQLLDAIANIEAEAEQLPEDIVTREQLDDAAVVDQAIKRYSVAPGLQDPQQREQLAKIAEHAAQSAGDDFDENDDEDEDDDDFTIDDVNTLNDMQREFVGNNLLSWMASMEAGYAHGVILVKVNALGVGFIRNVTIKDFRMTISQPHNFLNKSINPRTAALTSIESVQLGRASREFQAMEKRVKDGLEAKENFPSPKLCTVVHLPAGRTLSLVFVQEEQRNGFVFFLRVLLQKAREAAAA; this is encoded by the exons ATGGCGACGTCAGACCAGACCCGAACGTTCAACAAACTGCGCGCACTCCaagaggcgagggcgggtcGTCGAAAGAGCACAAAAGGCTGCGGGGAGTTGATGCGAGTCCTCAGACAGCAGCGCGTGTATGTGGACGAAAGCGCGATTCACTTCGTGTCGGAGGCTCGCGCAGGCCCACGAGCGGACGCCCGTAACTCGGTGTTCAAGCTGAGACCGGATTTCGAGGCCTTGccggagaaggagagcgaaAGCCGCCTCCGGAAGGTTTTTTCGGGCATCCAGGGACAGAACGACGACTCTGGAGACGAAGGGTGGGAACATAAGTTCGCAGACGTCCCTGATGCACTAAGGACTGAGAGAGGCAAGTCCATCTTCGCTGAGCAGAACCGCGAGCAGCTTTTGGACGCAATAGCCAATATtgaggcggaggctgagCAGCTGCCTGAGGATATCGTCACTCGCGAGCAACTCGATGACGCCGCAGTCGTTGATCAAGCCATTAAGCGATACAGCGTCGCCCCTGGGCTCCAAGATCCCCAGCAGCGCGAACAGCTTGCCAAAATCGCCGAACACGCTGCCCAGTCCGCCGGAGACGACTTCGACGAGAatgacgacgaagacgaagatgaCGATGATTTTACTATCGACGATGTGAACA CTCTCAACGATATGCAACGCGAATTCGTCGGAAACAACCTTCTTTCCTGGATGGCGAGCATGGAGGCTGGATACGCGCACGGCGTGATCCTCGTCAAGGTCAACGCTCTCGGAGTGGGCTTCATTCGAAACGTTACAATCAAGGATTTC cgCATGACCATCTCGCAGCCCCACAACTTCCTCAACAAGAGCATCAACCCTCGAACCGCCGCTCTCACGTCCATTGAATCCGTCCAGCTCGGAAGGGCATCACGGGAATTCCAAGCCATGGAGAAACGCGTCAAAGACGgcctggaggcgaaggaaaaCTT CCCGTCACCCAAGCTCTGCACGGTCGTTCACCTTCCTGCCGGCCGGactctctcgctcgtcttcgT GCAAGAAGAGCAGCGGAAcggcttcgtcttcttcctgcgcgtCTTGTTGCAGAAGGCAAgggaagcggcagcggcgtga
- a CDS encoding uncharacterized protein (encoded by transcript BESB_073190): MASAAASAGASAVGEHRLGGSSLPKKPLRTALDNGRFLCYKCKSALAVCGDREKACRSCFLNLVRSTAVAQLGKVEERQRKLEREAEAQRQQPPRGSGASAEPSFDRNTQAEAEEGDQRRIWYVAVSGGPSSLALIHILRDLLQERRRKWERKQQGQRRKQLQEERRRRERDARDDAASSSATSSAASPAISPPSPLPLVALHVDVQSLAPCASSASTGEPARPHAVAQELRAALDAIGVPLRVIRPTAAFFASPSSALPCASSSSSDSASVWPPPPARAFSPLDSERELELEKALVAHLHRVLAEDSNAFEALVRAVIFRALAQFCRHAPARASSNAGGGAPPETQTPPESGREGCEADAHPASRTEIDDWSLPRLLCVGDSSTRLAVRLLLKACQGDGATLQQDAELVDTRFLPDFLLSRPATSISAKEAALYCRYTGVPFLTAHPYSVALWLPPPAPLSASLLQLLSTAPVTAAGEAPDAASPAASACRASALAVRPLPLSFLIRSFLLDLQANFPSTISNVLKTSQKAAPASCVSSLLASGHEHPFASPAASGTEPTAANADASKRESMETAQGSRQAAWGQNEARGEVLSVKEKSARTRLCGVCLQGACDKAAFSDASLWDASQRTVLDAGRSPTGAASSLRGGRLCLPCTRAAAAGPASAAVAAALLLP; encoded by the exons atggcctcggcggcggcctccgcgggcgccagcgcggtGGGCGAGCACAGACTCGGCGGCTCCTCGCTGCCGAAGAAGCCGCTGAGGACGGCGCTCGACAACGGACGTTTTCTGTGCTACAAATGCAAGTCGGCGTTGGCGGTctgcggcgacagagagaaggcctgccgcagctgcttcctCAACCTCGTTCGCTCGACGGCGGTGGCGCAGCTCGGCAAAGTCGAGGAGCGCCAGCGGAAGCTGGAGCGAGAGGCTGAGGCCCaacgccagcagccgccgcgcggaagcggggcgagcgcggagccgAGCTTCGACAGAAACACTCaggcggaagcagaggaaggcgaccaGCGGCGAATCTGGTACGTGGCTGTCTCCGGGGGCCCTTCGTCGCTCGCTCTGATTCACATCTTGCGAGATCTCCTCcaggagcgacggcggaagtgggagaggaagcagcagggccagcggcggaagcagctgcaggaggagcggaggcgaagggagcgagacgcgcgggaCGACGCAGCTTCTTCATCCGCGacgtcctctgcagcctcgcccgccatctccccgccctcgcctctgcctcttgtTGCTCTCCACGTAGACGTTCAATCGCTCGCGCCCTGTGCAAGCTCGGCCTCTACCGGCGAGCCTGCAAGGCCGCACGCTGtcgcgcaggagctgcgtgcggcgctTGACGCCATCGGAGTTCCTCTTCGGGTGATTCGCCCCACGGCTGCCTTCtttgcctcgccttcttcagcgcttccctgcgcgtcgtcttcttcttcggacTCAGCGTCTGTctggccgccgcctccggctcgagccttctcgccgttggACTCTGAACGCGAGCTGGAACTGGAGAAAGCTCTGGTTGCCCACTTGCATCGCGTCCTCGCAGAGGACAGCAACGCCTTCGAAgcgctcgtccgcgccgTCAT CTTCCGAGCGCTCGCCCAATTCTGTAGacatgcgccggcgcgcgcctcctctaacgccggcggcggcgcccccccTGAAACCCAGACGCCGCCTGAGAGCGGTCGCGAAGGCTGCGAGGCTGACGCGCACCCAGCGAGCCGCACGGAGATCGACGACTGgagtcttcctcgcctcctctgcgtcggagACAGCAGCACACGCCTCGCGGTGCGGCTCCTCCTGAAGGCGTGCCAGGGCGACGGTGCGACGCTGCAGCAAGACGCTGAGCTTGTCGACACGCG GTTTCTTCCAGATTTCTTACTCTCGCGCCCTGCCACGTCGATTTCAGCCAAGGAAGCGGCTCTGTACTGCCGATACACCGGCGTGCCTTTCCTCACGGCGCATCCGTACAGCGTGGCTCTctggctgcctcctcctgcacctctgtccgcgtcgctccttcAGCTCCTGTCTACGGCACCTGTCACAGCGGCTGGGGAGGCTCCAgatgcggcgtcgcccgcggcctctgcttgccgggcctccgcgctcgccgtccggccgctgccgcttaGTTTTCTCATTCGGTCATTCCTGCTTGATCTTCAAGCGAACTTCCCCTCCACGATTTCGAATGTGCTGAAGACCTcacagaaggcggcgcccgcgtcctgcgtgtcttcgctgctcgcctcaGGCCACGAGCACCCTTTCGcgtcccccgccgcctccggcacAGAGCCGACAGCTGCAAATGCAGACGCCAGCAAGCGCGAAAGCATGGAAACTGCGCAGGGCTCGCGGCAAGCTGCATGGGGACAGAatgaagcgcgcggcgaggtgCTTTCGGTGAAGGAAAAaagcgcgcgcacgcggctctgcggcgtctgtctccaAGGCGCATGCGATAAGGCCGCCTTTAGCGATGCGAGTCTATGGGACGCGAGTCAGCGGACG GTTCTCGACGCTGGTCGGTCGCCGACGGGCGCCGCTTCATCGCTCAGAGGCGGTCGCTTGTGTCTGCCTTGCacccgcgctgcggctgcaggccctgCGAGTGCTGCAGTGGCTGCGGCACTTCTGCTGCCGTAG